The genomic segment TTAACTTATTTGTTTTCTAATTTGTTAAATTTGCGTTGCGAGAAACATACCGCTTAGTTCTTTTTCTTTGTAAAACTTTTAATTTAACTAAATATCAGATAGTTACAGTCGGATGGAGGCCAATGAGGGGGCTTTAGTTGGCGCAGTTTCGAAGAAGTTTTTTAGTATGAGCACCATTTTAGTCGATTTGCACCGCCAAAAGGCACAAAAAATTACCCAATAAAAAAGCCCAAGCGATCACTGCTTGGGCTTATACCAATTTCATTAAGTAATTAACCACTTAGCAAAAATTTAATTTCGTGGATATTATTGAAACGTTGGCGGTGCTACAAACTCTGCATATCAATTACAAAGCGGTAACGTACATCATTATTTTTCATGCGTTCGAACGCGTCATTGATGTCTTGAATGTCGATTTTTTCAATGTCAGCAACCACATTATGCTCACCACAGAAATCGAGCATTTCTTGGGTTTCTTTAATACCGCCGATGAACGAACCAGCCAAAGCCTTTCGCCCACCTATCATGTAAGCACCGTTCACCGCGTCCAGAGGTTCAATGGCGCCAACAAAACACATGGTACTGTTGTATTTTAGCAGGGTAAGATAAGGGTTAACGTCATGCCCTACAGGTATGGTGTTGAGTAAAAAATCAAACTTTCCGCGCCACTTTTTCATTTGATCTTTGTCTTTGGTCACTAATACGTCATCTGCTCCAAGCCTTTTTGCGTCTTCGGCTTTTTCTTCTGAGGTAGTAATCATCACCACATGCGCTCCCATGGCAGAAGCGAATTTAATCCCCATATGACCAAGACCGCCCAAACCAATGACACCTACTGTCATGCCCTTTTTAACCCCGAACTGATGTAGCGGTGAGTACGTCGTAATGCCAGCACATAACAGTGGAGCAGTAGCGGCTTTATCTAAGTTTTTCGGTACGTTAAGTACGAATTTTTCATCTACTACAATGCGCTTTGAATAACCGCCCTGGGTGATACTCTCTTCGTTTTCGGCTGCATCTTTTACTTTGCTGTTATAAGTCATAGTGGCACCGTTTAAACAGTGTTGTTCAAGGTGCTCTTCGCATGCTGCGCAGGATTGACATGAATCCACCATGCAGCCCACACCGACAGTATCACCAACTTTAACGTTCTTAACATCGCTGCCCACTGCACTCACTTCGCCGATGATTTCATGGCCAGGTACAAGCGGATATTGGGAGTTTCCCCAATCGTTTTTAACGGCGTGTAAATCACTGTGACACACTCCGCAATATTGAATATCGATTTGTACATCCTGGGCACCAGGCGCTCGGCGTTTGATGTCGTGGGGCTCCATATGGCCATCGTCTGATTTTGCTGCGTACGCTGAAATAGTTGTCATGATTTCGTTCCTTATTAGGCTATATCTTTACAAGAACTAGCTGTTGATTTGGCGTAGCGTTTGATTCGGTTTAACGTTTTTTAAAGCTTGCTTGCAAGAGCAATCCGTTAATCAATTACCTGCACTACACGCAGAGAATATAAAGGTGCCGTGTTTATTAGCTAAACGAGCACCTTCAGTAAGAAAAGGGATAAGACGTTACAAAGCGGGTTTGAGGTAAGTAAGTGATTGATAGTCAACATACCCCTGGCTGCCGCCGCCATAAAATGTCTCTTCGTTTGGCTTGTTGTAAGGACCTTCGTGGGCTATACGAGCGGGTAAATCAGGGTTGGCTAAAAACATACGGCCAAATGCCACAGCATCAGCGTCGTTGTTTGCAATCCACTTATTAGCCTCTTGCGGGCTAAATTCGCCATTAGCAATAAACACCCCACTAAAGGCTGCACGCATGTCTTTAAGTAACTGATTGCCTTCCTCGAGACCAGAGCCATCTCCCGTGTGATCGTTTGGGCGTACCACGTGTATATACGCAACGTCTTTCTCTGACACCGCTTTGGCCGCCGCCACGTATGTTTCGTGAGGGTTTTCATCATAGCTACCGCCTGGCCCACCCGTTGGTGACAAGCGTACACCTATATTCTTGCGTGGAATTTCTTGAGCAATAACATCGAGTACCTCTTGCAGTAAACGCAACCTATTTTCGACAGAGCCGCCGTATTGGTCGTCACGTTTATTGACCGATGAGCGTATAAATTGGTCTAGCAAATAACCGTTCGCTGCGTGCAATTCAACACCATCAAACCCAGCTTCTTTTGCGCATTTTGCCGCATGGCGATAATCACGTTTTACGTTGTCAATGTCTTCTAATGTCATCGCTCGCGCTTTAGGGTGCGGCACCGTTGGTCCATCAGGAAGTAAATCACCGACAAAGGCTTCACCTTCAGGTTGAAAATCACTCGATGACAAAGGACAAGCGTCGTTAGGTTGAAATACCTGATGAGAAATCGCGCCTACATGCCATAATTGGCAGAAAATGCGCCCTCCGGCATTATGTACCGCATCCGTCACCACCTTCCAGTGTGCTACCTGCTCGTCACTGAAGATACCCGGAGTCCATGCATACCCCTGACCTTGAGGACTAATTTGAGTCGCTTCAGATACAATCAGTCCCGCTGTAGAGCGTTGGGCATAGTAAAGTGCATGCAATGGCGTTTGTAAGTTGTCACCCGCGGTTGAGCGTGAGCGGGTCAAAGGAGCCATAAATACACGATTAGAAAGGGGTAAATGCCCTAGCGCCAGTGGCTTTAGCAACGCCTGTTCTGAAGGCTGGGCTTTGTTTGAATTATCTGCATGTTGGGAATGTGACTGGGAATTTGACAATGTTTCGCTCCTCTTGTCTGGTAACGTGTCTGCTCATAACCTTGATAAAGTGCGACGAAAACCTATGAGGTAATCGACAACCTGTAACAAAAACAATTATCAAATCATAAGCAGTTCATCTGCCACGGAGTAAGCAAGCGCTATTCCAACGCTTGTGCTTTTAGTGAATTAAGCATTGAAGCCTCTAACCACAGGGCCTGCCCAGTGTTCGTAAATAAATTAATGATGCCTGATGAAAACCAATATTCTTATTAGGCAGTAATTATTTCAGGATCTGTGTATTTCAGGGTGTGTCCCCCTAGGAAGTAAATTAGGCACGAAAAGCATGCCGGCACTTAGTATCAGTGCAGACAGCTCATTTACTAAGCTGGGGCAAGCTCGCAGCTGGTCGCACTGACGTAACGCGCCCTGCCGCGGTTTTTCGCTTCATACAAGGCACTGTCAGCCAATTCAAACAAGCGCTTTTTCTCAGTGCTTTTATCGACCTCAGTGTTAATAAACCCAATAGAACAGCTTACAATACGCTGCCCACTGCCTTTACCATGGGCGACATTTTTATGCTGCCAAGCTGCTAATACGCGTGCCGCCTGAGCCTTAGCCTCTTCATTGGTGTTGCCAAGGGAGATCACCACGAACTCTTCGCCACCAAAGCGCGCAACCATGTCCGTTTCTCGATTAAAAATTTGGCGCAGGATCTGTGCCTGCAATTGAATAACGTCATCTCCGCGTAAATGACCATATCCGTCATTGAAGTCCTTAAAGTTGTCAAGATCGACAATAAAAACACTTATTCTGGTATTCGTTCGTGCAGCAATAGACAGCATGCGTTCGAAATTCTGCTCCATTGCGCCTCTATTATATAGCTGGGTAAGCGGGTCGATCTGATTTAAATATAACAGCTGATTATTCAGTTGCTGAAAACGCATAAAGCCGCTCTCTATCTGCTTCACTCCGACTAAACTCACGGCAAAGCCACACAACATAAAGCCAAATTTTATCGAACCTATTTCACCATAAATCGGATAGTGAATGATTATCCAAGCAAATCCTACAAGACTGAGCACGGCGTACATTAGTGAATATATAAAGTTTATGCGAAGAATGAACATGCCAAAAAGTCCATACAATAATGTGCCTTCCCAGGCGAACACTAATTCAGCCTGGGTCCAGCACTGAACGAGTAACCAAAAATTTCCATAGGTTATGCCCAGCACACCAAGCCATAAAACATGCTTGTGAAGCGAATGGTAATTTGACAAAAAAGTCAGCAGATAAAGGGTTAATAAAAAAGGAAATTGTATTCCTAGCCGGGAAATATAATACGCTTGATGAAGCACTTCGGGCAGCAATAATAAATCGATACCGATAAAACTCAGTATCAACAAGCCCCCCATGCTCAGGGTTATTCTCAGTTTTTTAAGGTTGATCGACGTTTCGCTTGGTACATCCATGTACATTTGAATCACTCCAATACTGCTCGCTAGCGTTACATGACGCACGCTTTGTAGCGACAAAATTCCATTTAGTGCGTTTTTTACTCCGCTATGATGTCTTACTTTTGACCGAATGCCCAATTTTTTTCAGCCAATAGCCTAAACATAAAATGACCAATAGCATCAACCAAGACCCTAACACTACGCTAGGCCAATACCCTTTTTGCCAAAACACGTTGAGGTAAATCCCCCCTGTGCTGGCACCGATATAATAGAAAGTTAAATAGAGTGAGGACGCGCTCGCCTTGCCCCCCTGCGCGTTCAAGCTCACCCAACTGCTTGCTGTGGAGTGCGTCAAAAAGAAACCAAATGCGTTGATCAGTAAACCTAAAATGATGGTGTGCAACGAAGGAATTAAGGTGACGGCCGTACCCAGCATGATAATCAACGTGCCAGCCATCATACAAACCGGTTGCGAAAAGCGTTTGCCTAACTTGCCTGAGATAGCAGATGCATAGGTACCCGACAAATAGGTTAGAAACAACAACCCAATGAACTGCGCAGATAACTGATAAGGCGCGTCTTTTAGCACAAAGGTAATAAAGCTGTACTGATTAACAAAAATAAAGAAGCTCAATCCACCAATCAAGTAACTCAACAACAAGCGTTTATTGGCCAAATGCGCCCCCATTTGTACCAACATAGGCTTCAAACGTAATGGCTTAGGCGCAAAATGCGCCGATGGTGGCAACAACCAAAAAAATGCCATGGTTAATACCAAGCTTAACAAGGCCATAAATTCGAACGTGCCCGCTAGACCAAAATTTTCCCCTAGAAAACCGCCCAGTAAACGTCCACCAATGCCGCCCAATGAGTTACCACTGATATAAATGCCCACGGCTATCATCAGTGCGTCAGCATTAAACTCATCACTCATGTAAGCTACCGCTATTGCAGGCAAGCCCGCTAGAAAAAAGCCCTGTACAGCACGTAAAAACAGCAAACTCTGATAATCACTGGCAAAGGCCAGAATAATGGTGGTCGCCGTTATGCCGCACATAGTGAACAGCATAATGCCCTTGCGACCAACCGCATCAGACAATGGGCCGTAAAATAGTAACGACACCCCAAGCGTAAACGTGGTAATGGTAAAGCTGGCGCTTGATTGCAGTGCGGAAACGCCAAACTGCTCCGCTATCATAGGCAGTAAAGGCTGGGTCACGTATAAATTGGTGAACACCATAAACGAGCCTAAACACAGCGCGAGGGTTGCGCGCCAAAAAGCGGAAGTGTGGGGAGTGATCATCCGTGCTTATTATCCTTGGTTACTCGCTCAAATAAGGTAAAAAGGTGCCAATGCACCAAGTACGCAACAGAAATAAAAAAGCGACCTTAGCAAAGGCCAAAGTCGCTTACCAATAACGTGAGTTAATGGAGCAGTAAATAAATGCCATCAAAAGTGCGGCAATAAGGTTGGCCTCTATAAGCACAGCCCATAATTAATAGCTAAAAACTGTCTTGAGGAATACGTACCCAGCCTTCCATCAGTACACGAGCACTGCGACTCATAGACGCTTTAATCACAGACCATTGACCATCAACTTGCTCTGCGGCCGCGCCCACTTTTAACGTGCCTGACGGATGACCAAAACGCACTTCATTTCGTTCGCCGCCACCAGCGGCTAGGTTCACCAGTGTGCCGGGTATAGCAGCCGCTGTACCAATGGCCACGGCAGCTGTGCCCATCATGGCATGGTGCAGTTTGCCCATTGACATAGCCCTTACCAATACGTCGATATCATCAACTTCAATGGCCTTGCCACTGGATGACACATAAGGTGTTGGCGGCGCAACAAACGCTACCTTGGGCGTATGTTGACGAGAGGCTGCCTGACTGATGTCACTGATTAAGCCCATTTGCACCGCACCTTGGGCACGAATAGTTTCAAATTTCGTTAATGCCGCAGGATCGCCATTAATCACATCTTGCAACTCTGTACCTGTGTAGCCGATATCCTGTGCGTTGACAAAAATAGTCGGTATTCCAGCATTGATTAAGGTCGCGGGTAAGTTTGACAGGCCAATGGCGGCAAGCTCTGGTGAGTCCAAGGTATCTACAATGTTCCCTGTGGGGAACATGCCGCTTGGCCCTTGAGACGTCGCATCCCCCTCATCCGCTGGATGCATAAATTCGATGAGTACCTCAGCAGCAGGGAACGTCACCCCGTCTAATTCAAAATCACCGGTTTCTTGCACTTCACCGTCTGTGATCGGTACGTGAGCAATAATGGTTTTTTGAATATTTTGTTGCCAAATACGCACTTCAGCTATGCCGTTGTGGGGAATACGGCTCCCTTTAACGAGCCCGTTACTAATGGCAAAAGAGCCCACCGCCGCCGTTAAGTTACCGCAGTTACCGCTCCAGTCCACAAAGGCTTTATCTATCGCCACTTGGCCGAAGAGATAATTCACATCATGGTCGTCTTTATCGCTTTTAGATAAGATCACCGTTTTGCTGGTGCTTGAAGTCGCCCCGCCCATACCATCGGTTTGTTTACCGTAAGGGTCAGGGCTACCAATCACCCGTAGCAATAGGTTGTCCCTCGCAGAGCCGGGCTTTTGCGCCGACTCAGGTAAGTCATTTAACGCAAAGAACACTCCTTTACTGGTGCCCCCGCGCATATAAGTTGCAGGAATTTTAATTTGTGGCTGATGCACTGTATCTTGAGAACTCATACTTACCCTACCGTTGCTTCAAGAAAGTCTTGGGCGAAACGTTGCAGTACACCGCCCGCTTCGTAAATTGACGATTCTTCTTGGGTATCAATACGGCACTTCACCGGCACACTCACCTGCTCACCGTTTTTACGGGTAATGTTCAAGGTCATTTTTGCCCCAGGCTTACGCTCACCAAGCACATCATAGGTTTCGCTACCGTCAATGTTGTAAGTTTGGCGATTGTCTCCTGGCATAAATTCCAACGGCAAAACGCCCATGCCAATTAGGTTTGTGCGATGTATACGCTCAAATCCCTCTGCCACAATCACCTCAACCCCTGCTAAGCGTACACCTTTTGCCGCCCAGTCTCGTGACGAGCCCTGACCGTAATCAGCGCCTGCCACAATGATCAACGGCTGCTTGCGCTGCATGTAAGTTTCAATGGCTTCCCACATGCGCATTTCGGTCCCTTCAGGCTCTAAGCGTGTTAACGACCCTTGCTTGACGCTGCTTTGTCCGTCAGCGCCTACTTCCTGTACCATTTCATTAAATAGTTTAGGGTTGGCAAAGGTTGCGCGCTGCGCCGTTAAATGATCGCCCCTGTGAGTCGCGTAAGAATTAAAGTCTTCTTCTGGTAAGCCCATTTTATGTAAATAAGCGCCTGCTGCACTGTTCAGTTGGATCGCGTTTGACGGCGACAAATGATCCGTGGTGATGTTGTCACCCAATACCGCTAATGGGCGCATACCTGATAGACTGCGCTCGCCAGCCAATGCGCCTTCCCAGTAAGGAGGACGACGAATATACGTACTTTGCGGGCGCCAATCGTATTGCGGATTAATATGCTCGCCGTATTCCACTTTCAAATCGAACATGGGCTCGTACACTTTACGGAACTGCTCTGGCTTAACGCTCGCTTTGACTACGGCATCAATCTCTTCATCGGTTGGCCAAATATCTTTTAACGTGACTGGGTTGCCGTCTTGGTCATGGCCTAGAATATCGCGCTCAATATCAAAACGAATAGTGCCGGCAATCGCGTACGCCACCACTAACGGCGGCGACGCTAAAAACGCCTGATTCGCATGGGGGTGTATACGCCCATCAAAGTTACGGTTACCTGATAACACCGCTGTGGTATACAAATCACGATCGGTTATCTCTTGCTGAATGGCTGAGTCGAGAGCACCGCTCATGCCGTTACACGAGGTACAAGCAAACGCCACTACGCCAAAACCAAGCTGTTCCAGTTCAGGCAACAAATCGGCGTCTTCTAAATACAACTGTACCGCTTTTGAACCCGGCGCCAATGAACTTTTTACCCAAGGCTTACGTGTTAACCCTAGCTTGTTGGCATTGCGCGCGATTAAACCGGCTGCCACCATATTGCGCGGGTTACTGGTATTGGTACAACTGGTGATCGCCGCGATAATCACCGCGCCATCAGGCATTTTACCTTCTTCGTTTTCTACTACACCACTGATACCGCGCTGAGCGAGTTCATTGGTAGGCACCCGGCTATGCGGATTTGACGGCCCAGCAATGTTGCGACCAATAGTCGACAAATCAAATTTCAGCACACGCTCGTACTCAGCCGTTTCTAAGCTGTCAGCCCATAGGCCAGTATGTTTGGCGTAGGTTTCTACTAGTTTCACTTGTTCGTCGTCACGCCCCGTCAGCGTCAAATAATCAATCGTTTGCTGATCGATATAGAACATGGCCGCTGTAGCGCCGTATTCTGGGGTCATATTCGAAATGGTTGCTCTATCACCTAAGGTCAGATGCTTAGTGCCCTCACCGTAAAATTCTAAATATGACGACACCACTTTTTCTTTACGTAAAAATTCAGTGAGTGCTAGCACCACATCCGTCGCGGTGATCCCCGCTTGCGGGCGGCCTGTTAGTTCAACGCCAATGATATCTGGCAGGCGCATATAGGATGCACGGCCAAGCATGACACTTTCAGCTTCCAGCCCACCTACCCCAATGGATATAACGCCTAAAGCATCTACCATAGGCGTGTGGCTGTCGGTACCAACTAAGGTGTCAGGAAAGGCGACACCATTAAGCTTTTGCACCACTGGCGACATACGCTCAAGGTTGATTTGGTGCAATATACCGTTACCTGATGGAATAACATCCACGTTTTTAAACGAGGTCTTAGTCCACTGAATAAAGTGAAAACGGTCTTCGTTTCGTCTGTCTTCAATGGCGCGATTTTTCTCAAATGCGTCTTTATCATAACCGCCATGTTCGACGGCTAATGAGTGATCAACCACTAACTGGGTTGGCACCACAGGGTTGACTTTAGATGGGTCGCCGCCCTTTTCTGCGATGGCATCACGCAGGCCAGCCAAATCGACCAGTGCTGTTTGCCCAAGAATATCGTGGCACACCACCCGTGCAGGAAACCACGGAAAGTCCAAGTCGCGTTTTCGGTCAATCAACTGCTTTAGTGAATCTGTTAAATGTTCTGGCTCGCAGCGTCGCACCAAGTTTTCAGCCAACACCTTTGAGGTATAAGGCAACTTAGCGTAAGCGCCTGGGGTAATAGCATCCACTGCGGCTTGGGTATCAAAATAATCAAGCTTGGTGCCTGGAAGAGGTTTACGGTAATCGGTATTCATAGCGGTCCTTAAATACGAGAGTAACAACGCGCCAGTCATAACCTGTTTGATAAAGAGAAATGCAGAAACTGGCGAAAATAGTAAGCCGGCCAAACAGAGACGAATGCTTGAGCGTCCGCCTCTGTCTGTTACAGCTTAGCGCTGACTAATAGGTGACACTTTTCGTGGCTCAGGCCCAACATAATCCGCACTGGGGCGAATAATACGATTGTTGCTGCGCTGCTCCATCACGTGTGCGGCCCAACCTGTAAGACGTGAACAGACAAAAATCGGTGTAAACAATTTAGTTGGAATCCCCATAAAATGATAAGCAGATGCATGGAAAAAATCCGCATTACAGAACAGTTTTTTGCTGTCCCACATAAATTCTTCACACGCCACTGAAATGTCATACAAAGAGGTATCACCGTTCTCATGGGCTAGCTTTTCTGACCAAGCCTTAATGATCACATTACGTGGGTCAGATTCGCGGTAAATCGCATGGCCAAAGCCCATAATTTTTTCTTTACGCTCAAGCATGCCGGCCATTTGTTCTTTGGCATCTGCAGGTGAGCTGAATTTTTGGATCATGTCCATCGCTGCTTCATTCGCACCGCCATGTAATGGCCCGCGCAAAGAGCCGATTGCACCGGTAATACAAGAGAACATATCAGACAAGGTTGAAGCACATACACGCGCGGTAAACGTAGAGGCGTTGAATTCATGCTCAGCGTATAGAATTAAGGATACGTCCATGACTTTGCGATGCTGCTCTGAAGGCGTTTTCCCGTGCAAAAGAGCCAAGAAATGCCCGCCAAGCGAATCTTCATCTGTGGTGCAATCAATCTCTACCCCATCATGAGTAAAGCGATACCAGTAACACATGATGGCCGGAAAGGCCGCCAATAAACGATTGGCCGCTTGGTGCTGCTGTGAAAAGTCAGCTTCTGGCTCAATATTGCCTAAAAATGAACAACCGGTGCGCATTACATCCATTGGGTGCGCGTCTTTGGGGATCAGCTTTAATACGTCTTTAAGTGCTTGCGGCAAGTCACGCTGTTTAAATAACGAAGCCTTGTACTCATCTAATTGTGCTTGATTGGGTAATTCACCATTGAACAATAAGTAAGCCACTTCTTCAAAGGTGGCGTTATCGGCTAAATCAGATACATCATACCCAGCATAGGTTAACCCGGAACCTGATTTACCCACTGTACACAGGGCAGTTTCGCCAGCGCTTTGACCACGTAAACCTGCACCACTTAATTTTTTATCAACCATGATTTGCTCCTAAATAAGTATTCGTTAGCACCAGATGAATGACTGCTGTGCACTCACCTGGCTGCCATATTTACCTTTATTCGTTAATGATTATTCGTTTGCTAACAGTTACTTGTTTTTGCCCTGGGCAAAAAGGCTGTCCAGCTTTTGTTCGTAATCGTGATAATTTAGGTAATCGTAAAGCTCCATGCGAGTTTGCATGGTATCGACCACAGAAGTTTGATCTCCCTGCTCTAAAATCGCGTTGTAGACGTTTTCGGCCGCTTTATTCATGGCACGAAAAGCACTAAGTGGGTAAAGCACCATCGCTGCGCCCCACTCGCCCAATACTTTTTTATTCCATAATTCGGTTTGGCCGAATTCAGTGATATTGGCCAAAATTGGCACGTCCAAGGCCTCAGCAAATGCGCGATAATGTTCTTCGGTTTTAATTGCTTCAGCGAAAATACCGTCAGCTCCAGCAGCAACGTATGCTTTAGCACGCTCAATAGCTGCATCGAGCCCTTCTTGAGCGAAAGCGTCAGTGCGGGCCATAATGAAAAAGTCTGGGTCAGTACGTGCGTCAACGGCCGCTTTGATGCGATCAACCATTTCCTCTAACGGGACAATTTCTTTATTTGGGCGATGACCACAGCGCTTTTGCGCCACTTGATCTTCCATATGCACTGCCGCTGCTCCAGCCTTCTCCATATCACGGACAGTTTTAGCAATGTTGAACGCACCGCCCCAACCTGTATCGATATCCACCAACAGGGGTAAATCACAGGCCGACGTTATACGCTGCACATCAACAATCACATCATTAAGAGACGTCATGCCTAAATCAGGCAAACCGTAGGATGCATTGGCCACACCGCCGCCAGACAAATAAATGGCTTGATGACCAATTTTTTTTGCCATCATGGCGCTATAGGCATTGATGGTTCCAACAATTTGCAGCGGTTTATTGTCTACCAATGCTTGGCGAAATTTTTGACCTGGGCTCATGAAACGTGCTCCTTGAGATAATGTTTAAGATGGGGTGAGCATTCACCCTCACGCTAACGATTAAAGGGGTATTTAATGACAATCCAATGACGTCATTACACAACCTGTTCTGGCGCTAATTTGCGCTGAATATTATTTTTTGAATATAAAATATGCCGGCGCATCAGCATTTCAGCTAACTCGCCATCGCGATTAGAAATCGCTTGTACTATGTGTTTATGCTCGTCAAACGCCGTGCTTACGCGAGGGCCAGACATGCCAAGTTGCACTCGGTACATGCGCACCAAGTGATAAATGCCATTAACCAACATAGCGATAAGATGATTATTCTTACTGCCTAAAATTATCCGGTAATGAAAATCAACGTCCCCAGCTTCTTGATAATAAGAACCGTGGTTTTTCACGTCTTGGGAATGCATGTTGAGCAAGGCGTTTAAATCAGTAATTTCTTCATCCGTCATATTTTGTGCCGCAAGTCTTGCCGCCATACCTTCGAGAGATTCTCGCACTTGATATAAGTCCACCAACCCTTCGGGAGATAACGACACCACCCGCGCCCCTACATTGGCTTTTCGCTCAACGATATGGCACGACTCCAAACGATTGATCGCTTCTCGGATCACTGCTCGGCTAACGCCATACTTTGTCGACAATTCGGTTTCACTTAGTTTTGAACCCGCTAGCACCACACCTTCCACTATGTCTTTACGCAACTGGAAAAAGGTTTTATCCGCTGCGGTAATAGCTTGTTCGGTATGGTTTTGCATAGTAAGGATGTGTTCCTTTTCGTGTTTACGACAAATGAATGCTTAATACTTTTACTGACGGTAAATTGCATCAGCAGCTTGATGTTGTCGACAATATAGCAGAGTAAATTAGGTTTTCAAGGTATAAATGCGGGAATTGTCGACAATGTGCTCTTTTTCAACCTGACGGTTAATTATGCGCCTTGCTTACTTTATGAGCTGCGCTCACGGAGCACAGCTTTGCTGCTTATGCGCGTTGCTTACTTTATGGCCTTCGGCCACCTATGGTCTTTGACCACTTATGCACTGCGTGCACTGAGCACAGCTTCGCTGCTTATGAGCTCCGCTCACTTATGCGCGTTGCTTACTTTATGGCCTGCGGCCACCTATGCGCTGCGCTTATCTTATGAGCTGCGCTCACTAATGCGCTTCGCTTATGGCATCCATGCCTATTTTTCAAACCGCGTCCCGCGGCTCAACTGACTTTTTACCAACAGCCGCAAAAAGTAAGCAAAAAGGGCCGCTCTCCAGCAAGACTCTATTCCTTGTGCGTCTCGACTAACACCGGTCGTGAAAACGCGTTCCCGACGCGGCTTTCACTTAGATTGCATCCATGCAATCCACCCAGTGTTAGCCTTCGATGCTCAGGGAGTCTTGAGTCGAGGAACGGGCGCTTCGTAGTTAGATTTACTGCATATTCGTCAACTATTCTGGTAAGCAGAAAGATCTTGGAAGTTTTCCATATTTATAAAAGAGTAAAGTTAAGAAATAGAAAAAATTTAACCTGTACAACAAGTTACGGTGCATGCTAAAAACGACATATAGGGAAAGGTGGAAAGCTTCCGTGATTAAAATACGGATGCAATTACGTT from the Paraglaciecola mesophila genome contains:
- a CDS encoding GntR family transcriptional regulator, whose translation is MQNHTEQAITAADKTFFQLRKDIVEGVVLAGSKLSETELSTKYGVSRAVIREAINRLESCHIVERKANVGARVVSLSPEGLVDLYQVRESLEGMAARLAAQNMTDEEITDLNALLNMHSQDVKNHGSYYQEAGDVDFHYRIILGSKNNHLIAMLVNGIYHLVRMYRVQLGMSGPRVSTAFDEHKHIVQAISNRDGELAEMLMRRHILYSKNNIQRKLAPEQVV
- the prpB gene encoding methylisocitrate lyase, with product MSPGQKFRQALVDNKPLQIVGTINAYSAMMAKKIGHQAIYLSGGGVANASYGLPDLGMTSLNDVIVDVQRITSACDLPLLVDIDTGWGGAFNIAKTVRDMEKAGAAAVHMEDQVAQKRCGHRPNKEIVPLEEMVDRIKAAVDARTDPDFFIMARTDAFAQEGLDAAIERAKAYVAAGADGIFAEAIKTEEHYRAFAEALDVPILANITEFGQTELWNKKVLGEWGAAMVLYPLSAFRAMNKAAENVYNAILEQGDQTSVVDTMQTRMELYDYLNYHDYEQKLDSLFAQGKNK
- the prpC gene encoding 2-methylcitrate synthase is translated as MVDKKLSGAGLRGQSAGETALCTVGKSGSGLTYAGYDVSDLADNATFEEVAYLLFNGELPNQAQLDEYKASLFKQRDLPQALKDVLKLIPKDAHPMDVMRTGCSFLGNIEPEADFSQQHQAANRLLAAFPAIMCYWYRFTHDGVEIDCTTDEDSLGGHFLALLHGKTPSEQHRKVMDVSLILYAEHEFNASTFTARVCASTLSDMFSCITGAIGSLRGPLHGGANEAAMDMIQKFSSPADAKEQMAGMLERKEKIMGFGHAIYRESDPRNVIIKAWSEKLAHENGDTSLYDISVACEEFMWDSKKLFCNADFFHASAYHFMGIPTKLFTPIFVCSRLTGWAAHVMEQRSNNRIIRPSADYVGPEPRKVSPISQR
- the acnD gene encoding Fe/S-dependent 2-methylisocitrate dehydratase AcnD, translated to MNTDYRKPLPGTKLDYFDTQAAVDAITPGAYAKLPYTSKVLAENLVRRCEPEHLTDSLKQLIDRKRDLDFPWFPARVVCHDILGQTALVDLAGLRDAIAEKGGDPSKVNPVVPTQLVVDHSLAVEHGGYDKDAFEKNRAIEDRRNEDRFHFIQWTKTSFKNVDVIPSGNGILHQINLERMSPVVQKLNGVAFPDTLVGTDSHTPMVDALGVISIGVGGLEAESVMLGRASYMRLPDIIGVELTGRPQAGITATDVVLALTEFLRKEKVVSSYLEFYGEGTKHLTLGDRATISNMTPEYGATAAMFYIDQQTIDYLTLTGRDDEQVKLVETYAKHTGLWADSLETAEYERVLKFDLSTIGRNIAGPSNPHSRVPTNELAQRGISGVVENEEGKMPDGAVIIAAITSCTNTSNPRNMVAAGLIARNANKLGLTRKPWVKSSLAPGSKAVQLYLEDADLLPELEQLGFGVVAFACTSCNGMSGALDSAIQQEITDRDLYTTAVLSGNRNFDGRIHPHANQAFLASPPLVVAYAIAGTIRFDIERDILGHDQDGNPVTLKDIWPTDEEIDAVVKASVKPEQFRKVYEPMFDLKVEYGEHINPQYDWRPQSTYIRRPPYWEGALAGERSLSGMRPLAVLGDNITTDHLSPSNAIQLNSAAGAYLHKMGLPEEDFNSYATHRGDHLTAQRATFANPKLFNEMVQEVGADGQSSVKQGSLTRLEPEGTEMRMWEAIETYMQRKQPLIIVAGADYGQGSSRDWAAKGVRLAGVEVIVAEGFERIHRTNLIGMGVLPLEFMPGDNRQTYNIDGSETYDVLGERKPGAKMTLNITRKNGEQVSVPVKCRIDTQEESSIYEAGGVLQRFAQDFLEATVG